In the Trichoderma atroviride chromosome 4, complete sequence genome, GTCCCGACGCAGGGGAATCCCAGCAACAGAACGTCAGTTACTCTGATCAACggtctttgtctttgttcaACTTGGCTGCAAAGAGATGCACTAATAACTAATATCCAAATTTGAATCCCTGGGTTTCATCACATTTCTCAATACCACAGGCTTTACGCGTTATCAGAGATACATGTAGACTGCGCTAAATCCTTAGTTGCTTCTCTACATGTAATAACCCCATCAAGCTTCTTCAGGTACCTAGACTCCAGCAAATTGCAGCGTCCTTTGTGGGACGAGTTGTGATTTTATATTTCATGAAGgagaaaatggaagaagatcAGTAGAGAAGAAACTATACGGGTAGGTGTAATTTGCTTGATGGCATTGTAAATAGCCGATTACTGGAATGGGGCACCGGGCACAGGTATATGAACATAGATGGACAGCCGCAAGTTGAGATTTAAAGTCAAAAGCTCTTTTCTTATTCAATGGCTATAAAAAGATGCAGTTAATAGCTAAGCTTGCCTTCCTTGCCTATATCGCATCTCGTCAGATGCGAAGCTCTATTGGCCTCCAACAGGCGCTGCAACAGGCGTTCCAATCGGGCCCGTAGCAGATATCTCGGTAGGCttgccaccagcaccaataGCACCACCGAGGGGGCTGCCAACAACACCCGGCCGCGGAGCTGGAATCGAAGCAGGAATCGGGTGATTAGTAGCATTAAGCGACTCATTGGTAGCAACAGGTGGCTGAACGCTGGGAACATCCGGCGCGTGGACGCTAAAGGTGCTGATTGTTTCGCCCAGAGTCTTGTCGAGGTCTTTCAACTCGTCTCTCGCTTTGACTCCACAGGTCGGGACCAGGGCAATGACTCCCTCTGCGAGATGGTCGAGTCCAGCTCTTAGTAAGACCAGAAGGGCGCCGATGGGCTCTGTGAGGGTCGTGGCGTCTAGGAAGATCTTCTTGTTGGCGAGGGCCTTGAAGAAGTCTTGGTGGGTTTTGGCGAACTGTAGCGTGGTAACAGGGTTAGACTTGAATACTGAGGGAGATGTAAGGTAATTTAAGACTTACGCCGCCGAGAGCCTCGCAAATTTCTGCTTGATCGCGGTCGGAGAATTGAGGAAGAGTAGTATTGCCTTGGAGAGTCTTAACGTCGTTTGCGACATCCGTGACAATCTTACGGAGGTCGTCTGTTATTTTCTAAACAGTTTGGGTTAATAAATAGGTATATCCTTCATAAAATTGCTGTTCTTGACATACCAGAGCAGACCCGAGGATATTCATAGAGCTTATGTTGGTGGCAATATCCAAAGCACCCGCAGAGATATCAGTGATGTTGTGTATAGCGTCGACCACATCTTTAGCCGTCGGGGCTGCCTGAGCCTGAGTAAAGGGAAATGCAGCGAccaagaaaaggagaggcTTGAATTGCATGATGGCGGCTTTCTAGGTTGATTACTTGGAAAAGTCGTTTGGGGTGTAAGATGATGGATGCGTTTTATTGGATTCAGTCCTGCTGATTGATGATTTGAACTTCTACAAGAGAGCGATCACATCCTCACTTTATACTTTTCCCCAGTCAATACTATCAGTGCTCTTGTTCGTAAAAGCCATGCTTGTCCGCCTTATTCgcctgctcaagctgctctgGCTATGGTCGCCACATCGCTCCCTTCAATTACGACGAATTGTCTCTCTAGACAACTCCTCCATTCCAAGCTGATGACGATTCAAGTTTTATGAAGTATACTCATTGGAGCGGCAGTGCGGCGAAGCAAAATGATCGGACGATTTGATCAGCAGGGCTGCCATCTTCTGGAATGCAATCACCTCACACTCAGGAGCTATACCTACGTTTAGTCAATCAATCAGCGCAGATACTCTGACATAATTACACTCCAACCTCACGTCTTTGATAAAGAAAATGACGAGTAACTGCTTTTTAAAACTACGTGGCCACCTTCATCTCCTTGGATAAGCTGCAATTGGGCCAACATGTGGCGTGGATGGAATTTGTTGTAGCAACAGCCACGTTTGAGGATGAATCAGGTATCCTCTTTGGGAGTGACTTATACAGAAGCTACCATAGCCATAAATGCTCATAAAAAGGGTTGAATCTGAAACCTGAAGGCGCTCAAAGCGGTGCGAAAAGCATAAAGTATGACGGCCAAACCTCTTGCTACGCAGCTTCGGTCTTTTTAAAACCTTCATTTTACACTTCAGCTTACAAACTAGTCTATAGACAAGGTGAGATTAGCCTATTCGCAGTCACCAGCCATGCCATTCAAATAGATACCTGGATGATAAGTGACAATTCACAACTCAGAGCGAGTAGCCAAACAATCATAAAGTACCTAAAGAATAGACAAGCAGAATATTAGCTTCCTTCTATGATGGCAGCCCACCTTGCATCTAATGTAATAAATACACATCTATTGTGATTAAATATGCGGTCATTATACTACGTCtaataaaacaaaaggtGGTGCGTAGCCTCCAATCTATATCAACAAGGGTGATATGTAGCCTTATACGGCCAGGGTATCGTCCAGATCCCAGTTTTATACCAATTATCCATTCTGCCAATGCGCTCGAAAAAGCAAGGGGGAAAacgccaacaacaaaaacaaaaacgtCCATGTATGCagaaagacaaaggagaGATAGGAAGCGGATTCGAGCCAGCCCGCCCCAGGTGCTTAAATGATGCAAATGCTCCAATCCAATTCCACGAATGATCCAAGCAATTCTCAAAACATATGAAACAATATTATAGTAAGTCGTGTCTTGTCGGTTCGACATCAGGCAGCGTCTTGTAAGCCGTCTGACAGTGCACTGCGATTAGCGGTCCCGGCTGTCGTTCTGGCTGCAGcacttttcttctgctgtgCTATCCAATGCTCAAATCCCGGAACTGCACCAGGTTGATTGATACCCGGCGCCCTTTTAGGTACTTTGGgtgcttctttctctggTTTGGGTTGGGCTTCGTTCGAACTTGCTGCTCCTCCCCACGGCCGCCATCCAACCCATTTCCCGAGgctgccagcagcaatcCGCGATGCTTGCGAGGATGAAACCGATATATCAGACGTAGGAGTAGAGCTTCGCTTGAGTTGTTGGAAGCCGGCAAAGTGATTACGCAAGGCAGCATCGCTGCGCTTCGAGTAACTAGTCGACATGGTCGGCTGAGCAATGACGCCGGTAACAACAGCGTCAGCACCACCATGGAGCGGAGGGCGCAGACTCATTTGGCTGGGCCGAATCTGAAGTGTGTGGATGTCAAGACCGCCCGATAGCGACATGATTGATTCATGAGACGCAATGCGGCGTATTCTTGAGCTGGGTTCCGGTGCTGATTCGATGGTTGTATCTGTCGACTGGTTCGTGTCATCATCCGCCGCCGAGGTGTCTTTAGAAGCGTCGGGATTTGTCAAGTCAGCAGATATGCTTGTGGATaagtcttcatcttcttcgtgaATGACACCGCTACTAAAGCGGAAGGGAATTGGCGCCTGGACCCCGGTCATTCCTGGCTCTATGTCGATGATTGAGAGTGATTGGAAGCTGGAGGATGAGGCCGCCGATGGTCGCTTTCTGTGCGACGCACGCCAAGTAGGAGACATGGGGTCGTAGCTTGTTGTGGGCGACATGAGAGAATCTGTTTCGGTGCCGCTGTGGTCGAAAATGCCGGGCGAAGTGGGGAGCGAGGAGGACATTTCGGAGGGTGTGGAGAATTCGTGCCAGGCTGAGGACCTGGCAGTGATGGGTGTTGTATCGCCGCCGGTAGTGGAAAGAATCGGAGCAATGGGAGATGAGATCAAGCGGCGCTGAGCCCATGGGcccggcgaagaagatcGACTTGAGATTGTGGCCGGGGGCGTGAAGATGCCAGGCAATAGGCCCTGGCGCTTTTTCTTGGGCTTCCGGACATCTTGCTTGGCAGCAACGTGGTAGTGGTGGTGAATATGAAACTCTTGCGGGGGGTTTTGAGTGTTCAAACAAGGAAGGCTCCAATTCTGCCTTGAGAGTCGAGGCTGGGCTGGAGTCATCGGCAAGAGGCTGGTGGAACATGAGCTGCTCTCTCAGCTCCTGAATCTCGTCATTACTAGTGAGGAGCATCTCGCGCAATTCGGCAATACCCAGTTGGAGATTTGCATTGTCCTGCAGCAGGTCGCGAACAAAGTGGCCGACAATTTTGCTTCCCTGTCGGTTATCGGTGATTGATTTGGAGGCCGCAGCGCCCTTGAGTCGcacggcggcagcatcaaggtgCTTCTCCACTTCACGCTGGCGGTCGaccttttccatcatctcctcgtGGCGCTGCCGCTCCAAGATGGCCTCCCTCTCCATGCGCTCGAGCTGGTCCTGCATGTCGAGGATGCCCCGCTGAGCCTCCTTGAACCGCTGCGCGTGAGAGCGAGCCTCCTCCTTAGAAGCCCGAAGCTCTCCTGTGAGTTTGTCCTGTTCCACTTCAAGGATCTTGAGGTGCTGGTCGGCCTCGGCCGCTCGCGCCGCCGCATTTTCGAGGCGGCGAATAGCCTGTTGTGAGGAGAGGAGGCTTGCTTCTAAGCTCTTGATCTTGGCATCAGAGTCGAGGAAGGTGCTGTTGAGTAATtcgagctgctcgagcaGCTGGTTGTTCTCTTCGCTCTTTGCCGCATTGTTggcctccagctcctgcttGTCAGTCTGCAGGCGTTCTATGCGGGAGTTGAGCCGTAGTCTGTCCCGTTCCGCGTCGGCCATGTAGGCTTCGTGCCTGGCGAGTAGCGCCTGCAGGGCAAATGTCAGTGGAAATTCCGTGTGATTGGAGTCGCATAGCATTGCAGTTGGTGTTGAAGATCATGCTGGAAAAGGCTCAGGACGATGCATACGGGGTCTGGGGATCTTCTCGCGCCTTGCCCGCTGTGTCTGCGGACCGGAATGCTCCTTGCGCGCAAAGAGACAAAGGGTCCGAGGTCTGTCTTGCGACAATGCGAGCGAACAATGAGATGGGATGAAAGGAATGCAAAGGACTGGATGAAAAAAGAGCAGCGCGACACCTGCAGGCACGCACACCACACACACATACCTTGCCTAACTGGGCAGCTGTGTGCACATCCTTCTCAACGGCTTCGAGAATCGAGCAGTTCTTCTTGAGGTGGACGCAGTCGGGActgccgcagcagcactgcagaggcgacgaggccgactCGGGCTGGGGCAGATCGAGCCTGTCCATGGCGTCTTGGGTGTTGGGTAGAGAAATCGTCGGTTAGTATTCGATATTGATGGCCGCTGTCTCGCGCGTCGCTTTGCCGAGACTGGGAGACGGTAGCAATGCTGCAGCGACAAACATGATCCTTGGCGGTTGACGCGGAGAGCCGGCTGgccgcaaaaaaagagaggctaGTAGGTGAAGACTAAGGATAAGGATGGCGGAGGAGAAGTGCGCTCAACATCGGACAGGTGGGTAGGAGTGGCGATGATTAATAGGCCGTCGTGGTAATGGAAATTGGATAAAATTAAACAAGAATGAACAAGCGAAAAGACTGATGAGGCCGGCCAGCCAGCCTTGTTCGAAAGGAGGTTTGACTCAGGCTGGGAGAAGTAACGGTACTCGACAGGAGCAACGGTCGGCGCAGAGGCGGTGATGAAAGAATACAGGCGAGGTGCAGGCGAGGTACAGGCGACTTTGGAGGCGGAGCAGGGCGTGCAAGGATGCGAGGACGGACGCTTCGCTTGACAGGATGGACAGAACCGGGTGAACAGCTCGGGCTGAAGCACTTGGTCAAAGGATCTGGCGGTTGCGCgtgcctgcagcagctgacgCGACAGACGTTCTGGTGTTGAGCCCAGCTGAAGGCGTCGAGTCGCTGATACTCGTCTGCGGGCACGGCGGacgcggcgctgctggtacCGTGTACAGCgctgtgcctgtgcctggatTTAGTGGCTGCGACCTGCATTAGCCGGGCTGGGTCCAGTGTCTCTTAGCGCCCGACCTGCTGGAGAGACGCGAGCGGACAGCAGGGACGCAGAAAAGCTCCGCTGGAGTGCATCCAGACATGCCGCCTTTTGCAGCTGCGTTTTTGCAGCCTCATAATTGCACGAGTAGGTGCTACAAGCTACGCAATAAACAACATGGAAACAATTGTCATGTGTCGCCTGCCTCGTGGTTTTGAGCTGGCTTGTGATTTTGTGCTATGATACTTGGCATGCTATGCAATGGGCCGAGCTAAACTTTGTTCTCACGTGGCGTCGTAATTGCACGATCCAATTCGGATGCCTTTGCGGTGAACGGAAGCACCAGAGACGGGGCCTCGTGGAATCGGATCCAGTGCCAACACATCAAAGATGGGGCCAGTTGGCAAGCCAGGGTGGCGGACCGGGAACTACGCATTCATGCTGATTCTGACATGAGGAAGCGCAGCGATAGGGCGGAAACCAGCGGGTGAGGCTTCGAGAAGCCGGGCGCGTTGGTGAGCGTTCATGCTCATCATTGCATGCACTGTGATTGCAAACTCCGGCCGACATAGGGCTGGGCACTGAACAGAGGAGAGAATGGGGTTTAAACGAAGATTATAAACAAAGATTATCTTGTCCTGGTTGCCACAGGAGCTCCGGGCGCTAAAGACGGTGCAGCAAAGCAACTTGACTCGCTCACTGCATACCCCTAGTTCTAGAAGCTGGCGTCCGTCATCTGCCAAAGAAATGCTTGTACAAGTAGTATATACAAATACAAAGCAtttgacaaaggaaaatgctCTATTATCGGCTGATTATGCAATGCTGCATCACAAAATGTAGGGAAAAGCAACGGTTATCCCCCTATAGGGTAGCATGCAGCAATCAACCCGCTGGCCGGCAAAATACAAGACCGCCTTCTCATTTCGTACAGCACTAATGTACTGCATAAGCCTTGCGTCATCCATCTCGACGTCCAATCAACATCCACCATTTTCAAAGCAGCTCTTGAAACAAGCTCGACATCTTGCCTCTACCAGTAGCTGGTGGTTTGTTTTGCCTCCAAAAGTACCGATGTAGCAGCATCAGATGCTTCCTCACTTTTTACTCGACCCTGGCCGGGCTTATCAACCAATCTCCGGGCCTCCAATCTCCAAAGCCCCAGCCTccagagctccagctgccatGAGCTCCATTGCTTAGATCTCACCCATTCAAATCGAAGCTCGCCCGCACGAGTCTCTCCGAAGCTCACACCATCTCGCGTCATCAATCTCTCCGGCAGAGCTCAGCTTCTATATTTACTCTTCTGGGCCATGCCGGCTTTACCCCGCAACCCCCCACCTCCGTCGTCTACTTCAACCAAGCCACCATCTCTtgtcttcctctgcctcatTATCGCCGTCTCGATATTTTTCATTTACTGCTCGCGCCATGGCTCAAGAATACAAGCTCAAGGGCGTGACGTCGTTGTCACTTAAGCCCGGTCAGAAGCAGGAGGCCGAGGTTGAAGGCATCCAGGATGCCAAGGTCCTCCTCGTAGGCCTGCAAACCGGTGGAAAGGCAGAAGTGCAAGCCATTGGAGCCAAATGTACCCATTACGGCGCTCCTTTGGCAAAGGGTATCTTGACCACTGGCGGCCGTTTGACTTGTCCCTGGCATGGAGGTAAGTTCACAATCACAATTTCACCCTTGTTTCTACTCAGAGGCATGCTGACACTCGCCTCGCTACATAGCTTGCTTCAGTGCCAAATctggagatgttgaagaCGGCCCTGCGTTGGATAGCTTGCAAGTGTTTCCCCTCACCGAGCGTGATGGGGGATTTTACATTACCGGCGAGGAGGCCGCTATCAAAGGTGGCCGAAGGAAGCCCAACTTCCAGTGCAGCGTTTCAAGCGATGCCCAGGAGAGAGTTGTCGTCGTGGGTGGTGGCTCTGGTGCGCTTGGTCTTGTTGAAGGACTGCGAGAGAAGGGATATACTGGACATatcaccatcatctccaaggaGGGCTACCTCCCCATTGACAGGCCCAAGCTGAGCAAAGCACTCATCACAGATTCATCCAAGCTAGCATGGCGTGACAAGAGCTGGTTCGACAGTGGCTCAGTTGAGTGGGTTGATGGTGAAGTCAACAGCGTCGACTTTTCCGGCCGACAAGTGGTGACTgccagcggcagcaaggTTCCATACACCAAGCTGGTTCTCGCAACCGGAGGAACTCCCAGGGAGCTCCCTCTGCAAGGCTTCAAGGTTCTCGGCAACATCTTCACCCTCCGCACTGTGCATGACACCAAAAAGATTGTCGACGCCATTggagaaaagggcaagaagattgtcatCATCGGATCATCGTTTATTGGCATGGAAATTGCCAACGCGACAGGCGCTGACAACTCGGTGACAGTCGTGGGCATGGAAAAGGTTCCCCTCGAGCGTGTTCTTGGCGAGCAGGTCGGTGCTGGCATTCAAAAGGCCCTGGAAGGCAAGGGCATCAAGTTCTACCTGAGTGCTGGCGTCGACAGGGCTGAGCCATCAGCCTCGGACCCATCCAAGGTTGGCGCTGTCTATCTCAAAGACGGCACCAAACTTGACGCAGACCTTGTCATTTTGGGAGTTGGAGTATCTCCCGAGACGTCTTACCTGAGGGACAACTCGGCTGTTGAGCTGCAAAAAGATGGATCGCTCCAGACTGACGAAAACTTTGCTGTCAAGGGTCTCAAAGACGTTTACGCCGTTGGAGACATTGCAACCTATCCGTACCACGGCCCAGGAGGCAACGGAGGCCTGGTTCGTATTGAGCACTGGAACGTCGCTCAGAACGCCGGCCGTGCTGTCGCTACGCACATTGTGAACCCATCTGCAAGCACTACGTACTTTATCCCCGTCTTCTGGTCTGCTCTGGGCGCTCAACTGCGGTACAGCGGCAATACCATTGCCTCAGGATGGGACGACGTGGTCTTGGACGGCGATGTTGGTGCTGGGAAATGGTTAGCATACTATACTAAAGGAGAAACCGTTGTGGCCGTTGCCTCGCAAGGACGCGATCCCGCTGTGATGCAGGTGTCTGAGCTGTTGAGGCTTGGAAGGGCACCCACCAAGAGTCAGCTGAAGGGTGGTGTAGACATCTTTAGCATTGACGTATCGGCATAGTTAATGTGCCGCATGATAGCATTGATCAATGGCATTGTACGATTCTTGAGTTTGCAGCTCAGCTTATGTTATCTGTTGTTATGTTAGAAGATTGTGATCATAATGGACGGGTTTAGTGTTCGTGACTACATCCCTGTACCTATCAATATGGTATGGCCAAAGTTTGGCGAATTCACTGTGGTAATGTTGTCTCCCTATCTAAAATGGCTTTATCTACTAAATAACATACAATACACGACATTGATGACGACGGTAATGATAGCGAGAgctcgaaaaagaagcaattaCCGAGGCTTTAACTTTGCATTCGCGATGAAACCAATAGATCTCGTGCATGCAGTTCCAAAAACCATCCGCGCTTGTGGACCTCGAGATATATACATCTTCCGCGTTTGTTTCGCCTCAAACTCGTACTTAGTTCCTACAAATGTGCCTAGATAGACATTGTCGCCGATATCTTGAGACCACGGTTTACTTGGTCAGTGGCAAAAGCGCCGCTCAACCTTCCACGATTCGAATCCGATCGGCGTCGACTTTCAGATTCACCTCTTTATAGTCGTCATCATCCGGAAACTCTAGATGAACCTTGCTTTGAACTGCTGCAGAGAGTTTCACCGGCGAGCCCTCCAAAGTCGTAACCTCCAATACATGTCCGCCACGGTCTCTCTCATCGGAAATAAAGTGAAGATGGTCGCCTGCTACACCGACGCCCTGCAGAAACTCTGGTGATCTGAATCCAATTATACTTCCGCGGACGTTGGTGAACTCGTAGGTGGTTTGGCGCTTGTGCAACTCTCTGATGTTTTCATGACGACAGAATTGACCGCCTGCGGTGCGAACTGCTACCACTTTAAAGAGCCCATCGACTCTAAAGGCTACGAAGTGATTTTTGGTCTTTGGTAAAAGATTGGAAAGAGCATCTGTGAagcccttcttgtccttgaacTCGACGTCGGCTGTGGCAGACGCTTGGAAGCGAGTGAGCTGTGCAAAGGGCGCAATTTCTGAACCCCCAGCGCTGTCGACTTTGATGATTGAGCCGTCGGCTTTCATTTGGTAGACTTGGCCGTCGAGGGCAATCATTTCGCCGTCCATTCGACGAAATGTTCCGAGACCGTGGTCGCCGTGCTGGACGAGCTCTTTATATGGAAGACCGAAATCCCCGAGGCCCTCCATGAGGGCGGAGACGACGGAGTATTGATAGAGCTCGTTGTACGCCATGGTTTTGGGCTATCTTTGCTCTTGAATGAGgttggatgaagatgaagaagatgtgatGAGACGATGTGTTAGACAAAGACTCCGACCGGTAGTTGGACAGCCTCCTTTTATCGGACACTAGCAGAATACTTGGAGTTAATTATGGGAACATGTAAGCTCAGATGGCCCAGTCGACGCCCGCCACTTTGGTAGCTTTGGTGGTGACGTTTCGTACCTAGAGATGACCGCCGTGGTGAAGCCTTGAGTTTGATAGCTATAAATAGGCTGCGAGTAGGCAATAGAGGTCGAAAAAAGCTGTTAATCCGGGCAACTAAACCAACTGATGCATCGTGAGTAGGCTATAGAAGCACGAATATCAGCGAGTAGCCGCACTTTCATTGTTGCGTTGCAATCGTAGAACCTCCGGTATTGGATAAGCGCTAGTAGTAGATCGATCTGTAGTGGAGTTGGAGCCCCTAAAATCGTGAGCTCTGACAGCTAAAATGGCGATTTTGGTGCATTATGATGACGTTGTCGCTAGTCTGGCTGCTAACAACTGACCTATTTTGGAGCCTGTAACGGTATGCGAGACGAAAATTCCCGACATGAGAAAAATCTAGAAGCTGGGGCAAAGTCTGATGGAAGTGAGCGATAGAAGCACTGAGCTAATTGCGAGAAGCGAGCGAATGAACAAAAGAGGTGGTTACAGGGCATTGCGTGCAGCTGAGTGCATGTAAAAAGTAGCAGAGGGGGACGCTGGGAGCAGACAGTTTTTCGAGCACACAACTCTGTGATTTCAATTACTGTTCGCATGCTATAAGTCGCAATGTTTCAATCTTTTCTGCTAGATCTACTAGATCCACTGCATCTACTATTTGCACAAGATATAATAGAGCTCTTATGAATTGCGTGTTTTCATTCATCTTCGACAGTCACTTGCAAGCGAATGCTGTTCAGATATTTCCCTACCCGCCTCTCTATGCCGTCACCGGCCTCGTCCAGCGCAACCAACACCCCCTTCGCTttctcttcggcctcttctATGCCTTTCGTCACCTCTTCAATGCCGTATTTTAGGTATCCGAATTCCGATTCAATGGTCCCGATACATTCCGTTTTCAAGTCATCCATGGACCCATCAATTCTGCGATCTATTTCATCTGCTCTGGAGTCTAGCATGTCGTTCAGGTCATCCTTTAGACGGCTTCCGGTAGCTTCGACCACGTCCTTCACATGATTTCTTAAACGATCTTCAGAAGATTCGATCATATCCTTCATGTCATCTCTCAAACGATTTCTCGAAGATTCGATCGCATTCTTCATGTCATTTCTTAAGCGGGTTTCCGAAGATTCAGTCATTACTTTCATGTCATTTCGCAAACGGTTCTCCATATCAAGAAGGTGCCCTATGAGGCCTTTCAGGTCGCTGGATGGACGATCATAATTGGGATCGGAAGATTCGCGTTCACGTTCGCGCTCGCGTTTGCGTTTACGATGTGGTTTGTGTTCGCGACAGGGCTCATCTGAAACTGAGTTAGTCATACTCAGATAGCATCATCAGATCATCGGTGATGCAAGTATCATGCTTACATTCAATCGGAGGGGGTGGTGATGTGTCCTCTGGTAAACCTTGGTCTCTTTTGTTGTTGCCTCCCGCAAAGATTGTGCCCGTGTTGAAAACATGGCCTCCTATGCCACTATATAATGATTGGAGATCGACGCGGCTATCATCCGTCTCCAGACGTCTGGTTTGGGGAGATGAGAATGTCGATGCAATCTGGCGTAAATGATAGTGTGTCAGCCCGGTCATACCGGAAGCTTTCAAATGTACTGTAAACGTGTCTATCTCTGCGAGGGCTTTCATTGACTGCAGTCGAGGAAGAGTCGAGTGTTTGCATTCCAAAACGCGGTCGTTGGGGACAACAAGGCGAGAATAGTTTTGGTTCATAGAGAAGTGTAGTAATGACACACCATCAATGGCTTCCAATCTGATGGTCTGAATATTCTCAGGGTGTATGAATAGATAGACGGACGTCCTGTTCTTGTCTTTGCCCTTAACCCAGATCCGGCATGTAAGCCTAAAAATGGCTTTCGAGATCAGGGTATCGATGTCGACTTTGAAGTATACATCATCAATGCTCTGTGCTTGGCCACTGCCATCCGTCCAAGTTAGATCGGCCTTGTCACAAAAGGCGTGAATCTGTATGGGTTCTTCAAGCTGTTCGTCGTCATGCTGTTCTTGCTCCGAGCTACGCAGTGTCAGCATTTCAAGACATCAAAAGGAGTGCCAGGAACCTGGTGCAGTCGGTCCACCACGTTGAATGAAGGACAATGCTGTTAGGTGTAGTAGAACGTTCATCCACCCTGCACTGGATGACAGCCGCCCAGAAAGAGTAAAGGCGGACGGGGACCGACAAGAGGACGGGGTCACGCAATAATGGCACAAAACCACTTTCCGTCGCCCAACGCTGAATTCAATGAGCTATTCCTCTTTATCGGCGGCCTCAAGATCCGAAGATCTTGCCTCCCAAGGACTGTCTCTGGGGAGCATCATCGAGTCGGGCGGGACTGCTACACATAGGCGCCTGTAACCTAGAGGAGTAACGAATGAACGATTTTACCAACCAACAAGAAGTAACAGGACAATGCTGTTAGGAGTAGTAGAAAGTCCATCCGCTCTGCACCGGATGACAGCCGCCCAGAGAGAGCAAAGGACAGACGGAGACCGACAAGAGAACGGGGTCACGTAGTAATGGCTCAAGGCCACTCTCCGTCGCCCAACGCCTAATTGAATAAGCTATTCCTCTTTATCGGCGGCCTCAAGATCCAAAGATCTTGCCTCCTAAGGGCCAACTCTGGGGAGCATCATCGAGTTCGAGCGGGACTGCTACACATAGGCGCCCGCAACCTAGAGGAGTAACGAATGAACTATTTACTAACCAACAGGAAGTGACGGGCTGTGTCGAGGTGCCGTCGTCTTCTGAGTCGAGATTGTGTCGAGTTGCCATGGCGTGAATGGCGTGAATTGGCGTGAATTGATGCGGAGATCCCAAGTTGCGCTAATGGCGACCTAAAGAGTGGCAATAGACATGTCACGTGATCTGCGCTTACGCTGTTGAGAGCCAAATTCACTAGCACGTGTTGGGACTAGCGCGGTTGGACTCATGCTACCATCGCCTGATGTCGCTGTAGCGGTGGAGAGTGACAAACGAAATGAAGGTTATTAAAAGCATCAATAATTAGTACTGATCTGTTTATAAAAGGAGAAAAGCCCTAGGGCTTTGACGAGTGAAGTAAACATATCTGTGGTATTGCAAACGGGCAGGCGCGTCGCATCGGGTCACGTGTGAACAC is a window encoding:
- a CDS encoding uncharacterized protein (EggNog:ENOG41~SECRETED:SignalP(1-20)); its protein translation is MQFKPLLFLVAAFPFTQAQAAPTAKDVVDAIHNITDISAGALDIATNISSMNILGSALKITDDLRKIVTDVANDVKTLQGNTTLPQFSDRDQAEICEALGGFAKTHQDFFKALANKKIFLDATTLTEPIGALLVLLRAGLDHLAEGVIALVPTCGVKARDELKDLDKTLGETISTFSVHAPDVPSVQPPVATNESLNATNHPIPASIPAPRPGVVGSPLGGAIGAGGKPTEISATGPIGTPVAAPVGGQ
- a CDS encoding uncharacterized protein (EggNog:ENOG41), which encodes MSLSGGLDIHTLQIRPSQMSLRPPLHGGADAVVTGVIAQPTMSTSYSKRSDAALRNHFAGFQQLKRSSTPTSDISVSSSQASRIAAGSLGKWVGWRPWGGAASSNEAQPKPEKEAPKVPKRAPGINQPGAVPGFEHWIAQQKKSAAARTTAGTANRSALSDGLQDAA
- a CDS encoding uncharacterized protein (EggNog:ENOG41), whose product is MDRLDLPQPESASSPLQCCCGSPDCVHLKKNCSILEAVEKDVHTAAQLGKALLARHEAYMADAERDRLRLNSRIERLQTDKQELEANNAAKSEENNQLLEQLELLNSTFLDSDAKIKSLEASLLSSQQAIRRLENAAARAAEADQHLKILEVEQDKLTGELRASKEEARSHAQRFKEAQRGILDMQDQLERMEREAILERQRHEEMMEKVDRQREVEKHLDAAAVRLKGAAASKSITDNRQGSKIVGHFVRDLLQDNANLQLGIAELREMLLTSNDEIQELREQLMFHQPLADDSSPASTLKAELEPSLFEHSKPPARVSYSPPLPRCCQARCPEAQEKAPGPIAWHLHAPGHNLKSIFFAGPMGSAPLDLISHCSDSFHYRRRYNTHHCQVLSLARILHTLRNVLLAPHFARHFRPQRHRNRFSHVAHNKLRPHVSYLACVAQKATIGGLILQLPITLNHRHRARNDRGPGANSLPL
- a CDS encoding uncharacterized protein (EggNog:ENOG41): MAQEYKLKGVTSLSLKPGQKQEAEVEGIQDAKVLLVGLQTGGKAEVQAIGAKCTHYGAPLAKGILTTGGRLTCPWHGACFSAKSGDVEDGPALDSLQVFPLTERDGGFYITGEEAAIKGGRRKPNFQCSVSSDAQERVVVVGGGSGALGLVEGLREKGYTGHITIISKEGYLPIDRPKLSKALITDSSKLAWRDKSWFDSGSVEWVDGEVNSVDFSGRQVVTASGSKVPYTKLVLATGGTPRELPLQGFKVLGNIFTLRTVHDTKKIVDAIGEKGKKIVIIGSSFIGMEIANATGADNSVTVVGMEKVPLERVLGEQVGAGIQKALEGKGIKFYLSAGVDRAEPSASDPSKVGAVYLKDGTKLDADLVILGVGVSPETSYLRDNSAVELQKDGSLQTDENFAVKGLKDVYAVGDIATYPYHGPGGNGGLVRIEHWNVAQNAGRAVATHIVNPSASTTYFIPVFWSALGAQLRYSGNTIASGWDDVVLDGDVGAGKWLAYYTKGETVVAVASQGRDPAVMQVSELLRLGRAPTKSQLKGGVDIFSIDVSA
- a CDS encoding uncharacterized protein (EggNog:ENOG41); amino-acid sequence: MAYNELYQYSVVSALMEGLGDFGLPYKELVQHGDHGLGTFRRMDGEMIALDGQVYQMKADGSIIKVDSAGGSEIAPFAQLTRFQASATADVEFKDKKGFTDALSNLLPKTKNHFVAFRVDGLFKVVAVRTAGGQFCRHENIRELHKRQTTYEFTNVRGSIIGFRSPEFLQGVGVAGDHLHFISDERDRGGHVLEVTTLEGSPVKLSAAVQSKVHLEFPDDDDYKEVNLKVDADRIRIVEG
- a CDS encoding uncharacterized protein (EggNog:ENOG41); translation: MLTLRSSEQEQHDDEQLEEPIQIHAFCDKADLTWTDGSGQAQSIDDVYFKVDIDTLISKAIFRLTCRIWVKGKDKNRTSVYLFIHPENIQTIRLEAIDGVSLLHFSMNQNYSRLVVPNDRVLECKHSTLPRLQSMKALAEIDTFTVHLKASGMTGLTHYHLRQIASTFSSPQTRRLETDDSRVDLQSLYSGIGGHVFNTGTIFAGGNNKRDQGLPEDTSPPPPIEYEPCREHKPHRKRKRERERERESSDPNYDRPSSDLKGLIGHLLDMENRLRNDMKVMTESSETRLRNDMKNAIESSRNRLRDDMKDMIESSEDRLRNHVKDVVEATGSRLKDDLNDMLDSRADEIDRRIDGSMDDLKTECIGTIESEFGYLKYGIEEVTKGIEEAEEKAKGVLVALDEAGDGIERRVGKYLNSIRLQVTVEDE